A genomic window from Camelus ferus isolate YT-003-E chromosome X, BCGSAC_Cfer_1.0, whole genome shotgun sequence includes:
- the RPS4X gene encoding 40S ribosomal protein S4, X isoform, whose translation MARGPKKHLKRVAAPKHWMLDKLTGVFAPRPSTGPHKLRECLPLIIFLRNRLKYALTGDEVKKICMQRFIKIDGKVRTDITYPAGFMDVISIDKTGENFRLIYDTKGRFAVHRITPEEAKYKLCKVRKIFVGTKGIPHLVTHDARTIRYPDPLIKVNDTIQIDLETGKITDFIKFDTGNLCMVTGGANLGRIGVITNRERHPGSFDVVHVKDANGNSFATRLSNIFVIGKGNKPWISLPRGKGIRLTIAEERDKRLAAKQSSG comes from the exons ATG GCTCGTGGTCCCAAGAAGCACCTGAAGCGTGTAGCAGCTCCAAAGCATTGGATGCTGGATAAACTGACCGGTGTGTTT GCTCCTCGTCCATCTACTGGTCCCCACAAGCTGAGGGAATGTCTCCCCCTCATCATTTTCCTAAGGAACAGACTTAAGTATGCCTTAACAGGTGATGAAGTAAAAAAGATTTGCATGCAGCGTTTCATTAAGATTGATGGCAAGGTTCGCACTGATATAACCTACCCTGCTGGTTTTATGG ATGTCATCAGCATTGACAAGACTGGAGAGAATTTCCGCCTGATCTATGACACCAAAGGTCGCTTTGCTGTCCATCGTATTACACCTGAGGAAGCCAAG TACAAGTTGTGCAAAGTAAGAAAGATCTTTGTGGGCACAAAAGGAATCCCTCATCTGGTGACCCATGATGCACGCACCATCCGCTACCCTGATCCCCTCATCAAGGTGAATGACACCATTCAGATTGATTTGGAGACTGGCAAGATTACTGATTTCATCAAATTCGACACTG GTAACCTATGTATGGTGACTGGAGGTGCCAACCTGGGGAGAATTGGTGTCATCACCAACAGAGAGAGACATCCCGGTTCTTTTGACGTAGTTCACGTGAAAGATGCCAACGGCAACAGCTTTGCCACCCGGCTGTCCAATATTTTCGTTATTGGCAAA GGCAACAAACCATGGATCTCTCTTCCCCGTGGAAAGGGTATCCGCCTTACCATTGCTGAGGAGAGAGACAAGAGACTGGCGGCCAAACAGAGCAGTGGATGA